A single window of Colletotrichum destructivum chromosome 9, complete sequence DNA harbors:
- a CDS encoding uncharacterized protein (Putative zn(2)Cys(6) fungal-type DNA-binding domain, transcription factor domain, fungi), producing the protein METSSQRRKACDLCFVKKIKCDMLKSACSNCILYKTECKTTPVRRRVAPARERQQQQQQQPKQGTAGGDATKVEELESRLARIEEQLQRALDANERLSSQAPPPLSVISNTTELPASSGASGSQGNLENPGNDSLPEDTDLNNAFSCSASPSEWVVEPERPKLPPLEDIMPVIDEFFSRYNSIMPLFDQETFMRMLSDWYSPCSQRSPAVWAAINIAMALGYRCTLKEPGNVEALIEDQKVLHHMRNVQSVVSDLVTREEDLLGIQVLVGMVVLFQGTKDPKPASVLIGTAIRLAHRMQLHDRGSQRFYPPEIARQRSRVFWMVYVMDKDICLRSKTPSFQLDADIDLALPELYPNDGAGIIAAKNGSEFNFFRARVELSHIAGKVYDLLYSTRARKVSRQESQSRVTRLEEMLESWYDKIPAEFRLDSVLQNIDALPAVHMSLVYHHYFVVVVMTHGIYSHDADWVHRISSYCRTAMRDLDGVPVAASLKQNAPLPDGWDKCVELSRRCMKLFAESPMTDCSIWTNSCAHFSGLIIILSNMFVFPEHEHLVTDHALANHALHLFDMMLEVLNKDAFHRLHVVVRELHRRAMATVERAAQKRDEQAAAAAAVAEAINNSLPFGMQFEEDVSFFEAGDMGGFDGIFSGGAIDGSPVTIGSETADTIEGIQEEVCRATMTVGYSHY; encoded by the exons ATGGAGACTTCGTCACAACGCCGCAAGG CCTGCGACTTGTGCTtcgtcaagaagatcaagtgCGACATGCTCAAGTCGGCATGTTCGAACTGCATCCTGTACAAGACCGAATGCAAAACGACCCCGGTCCGCCGTCGGGTTGCACCGGCCAGAGAGcgccaacagcagcagcagcaacaacccAAACAGGGCACGGCTGGAGGAGA CGCCACAAAGGTTGAGGAGCTGGAGAGCCGCCTGGCTAGGATAGAAGAGCAGTTGCAACGCGCACTCGATGCCAACGAGCGTCTTTCGAGCCAAGCCCCGCCTCCCTTGTCAGTCATATCGAATACAACGGAGTTGCCAGCGAGCAGCGGGGCATCAGGGAGCCAGGGGAACCTGGAGAATCCGGGCAACGACAGCCTGCCAGAGGACACCGACCTTAACAACGCCTTTTCGTGCAGCGCGAGCCCGAGCGAATGGGTCGTGGAGCCGGAAAGGCCaaagctgccgccgctcgaGGACATCAtgcccgtcatcgacgagttCTTCAGCCGGTACAACTCCATCATGCCGCTCTTTGACCAAGAGACGTTTATGCGCATGCTCTCCGACTGGTACTCGCCGTGCTCGCAGCGGTCCCCCGCGGTGTGGGCCGCCATCAACATCGCCATGGCACTGGGGTATCGCTGCACGCTGAAAGAGCCGGGAAACGTCGAGGCTCTGATAGAAGACCAGAAGGTGCTGCACCACATGCGCAACGTGCAGTCGGTCGTGTCGGACCTCGTGACACGGGAGGAGGATTTGCTAGGGATCCaagtcctcgtcggcatggTCGTCCTTTTCCAGGGGACCAAGGACCCCAAGCCGGCGTCGGTTCTCATCGGGACGGCCATCCGTCTGGCGCATCGCATGCAACTACACGACAGGGGTTCGCAGCGCTTCTACCCACCCGAGATCGCCCGGCAGAGATCTAGAGTGTTTTGGATGGTATATGTCATGGACAAG GACATCTGCTTGCGATCCAAAACGCCGTCTTTCCAGCTCGATGCCGACATTGACCTGGCGCTTCCGGAGTTGTACCCCaatgacggcgccggcatcatAGCGGCGAAGAACGGCAGCGAGTTCAACTTCTTCCGGGCGCGGGTCGAGCTCAGCCACATCGCCGGCAAGGTGTACGACCTGTTGTACAGCACGAGGGCGCGCAAGGTGTCGAGGCAGGAGTCGCAGTCGCGGGTAACGAGGCTGGAGGAAATGCTCGAGAGCTGGTACGACAAGATACCGGCCGAGTTCCGGCTGGATTCTGTGCTGCAGAACATTGATgcgctgccggcggtgcACATGTCGCTCGTATACCATCACTActttgtggtggtggtgatgacgCACGGCATCTACTCGCACGACGCGGACTGGGTGCATCGCATCAGCTCGTACTGCCGGACGGCTATGAGGGATCTCGACGGAGTGCCGGTGGCGGCCAGCCTCAAACAGAACGCCCCGCTTCCGGACGGGTGGGACAAGTGCGTCGAGCTGAGCCGAAGGTGCATGAAGCTGTTCGCCGAGTCGCCCATGACGGACTGCAGCATCTGGACCAACTCGTGTGCGCACTTCTCGGgactcatcatcatcctgTCCAACATGTTTGTGTTCCCGGAACACGAGCATCTAGTGACGGACCATGCGCTAGCCAACCATGCGCTTCATCTGTTTGATATGATGCTGGAGGTGTTGAACAAGGACGCATTCCACAGGCTCCACGTGGTGGTTAGGGAGCTTCACCGGCGagcgatggcgacggtggAAAGGGCAGCGCAGAAGCGGGACGAgcaagcggcggcggcggcagcggtggccgaggccattAACAACAGCTTGCCTTTCGGGATGCAATTCGAGGAGGACGTCAGTTtcttcgaggccggcgacatGGGAGGGTTCGATGGGATATTCAGCGGAGGCGCCATTGACGGTTCGCCGGTGACGATTGGGTCTGAGACGGCAGACACGATTGAAGGGATACAGGAAGAAGTTTGCCGAGCGACCATGACCGTCGGGTACAGCCACTACTAG
- a CDS encoding Putative calcineurin-like phosphoesterase domain, ApaH type, metallo-dependent phosphatase → MEPASVSYDFHETIQNLDQTYTPSAGSSAPRRRLIIVGDVHGHLAQLRKLLETTGFDRDAGDHLIFTGDLINKGPDSPGVVQLAINLGASAVRGNNEDRVLAAHRLISIGRVSGVSGIDGRPPFEDDSTHLPRDIPYAVSSDFLAATQLSDAQVAWLSSLPLIIRAGPLKGAASPPWNAGSVVVVHGGLVPSLPLEEQDPWAVMNMRSIVYPADDAHTGVIGEALAKRVRDRWCRRAAFQATSDEDVDSLSRRLPDLRDGGETPKSNSPQGHHQDAIPVEAGVGRLWRDAWNEAQNLIKIPEQRTVVVYGHDALAGLQDQLEIEVPRGLGDEEAQGSWTRYAFGLDSGCAYGNPLSAMVIEPSQETGDIVHCVVQVK, encoded by the coding sequence ATGGAACCGGCCTCGGTCAGCTACGACTTCCATGAGACCATTCAGAACCTGGACCAGACGTacacgccgtcggcggggtCGTCAGCTCCACGTAGGAGGCTCATCATCGTGGGAGATGTTCACGGACACCTTGCGCAACTGAGAAAGCTGCTGGAGACCACCGGCTTCGACAGGGACGCGGGGGACCACCTCATATTCACAGGCGACCTCATCAACAAGGGCCCCGACAGCCCCGGGGTGGTGCAGCTCGCGATAAACCTCGGCGCCAGTGCCGTCAGGGGCAACAACGAAGACCGCGTGTTGGCAGCGCACCGGCTCATCAGCATTGGCCGGGTGTCTGGCGTTTCCGGAATCGACGGGAGACCGCCCTTCgaggacgacagcacccATCTACCTCGGGATATCCCCTACGCAGTATCCAgcgacttcctcgccgcgaCCCAGCTCTCAGACGCCCAGGTCGCCTGGCTATCGTCCTTGCCTCTCATCATTCGCGCTGGGCCCTTGAAGGGGGCCGCCAGCCCGCCCTGGAACGCCGGGTCGGTTGTGGTCGTGCACGGCGGCCTGGTGCCCTCGCTGCCTCTGGAAGAACAGGATCCATGGGCGGTCATGAACATGCGTAGTATCGTTTACCCAGCCGACGACGCGCACACGGGAGTTATTGGTGAGGCTCTGGCCAAGCGGGTTCGGGATCGCTGGTGCCGGCGTGCTGCTTTCCAGGCCACAagcgacgaggatgtcgataGTTTGTCTCGCAGGCTTCCGGATTTGCGGGACGGTGGAGAGACCCCGAAAAGCAACTCTCCTCAGGGCCATCATCAAGACGCCATTCCCGTCGAAGCTGGAGTCGGCAGGCTCTGGAGGGATGCGTGGAACGAAGCCCAAAACTTGATCAAGATCCCGGAACAGCGGACGGTGGTTGTGTATGGTCATGATGCCCTGGCAGGGTTGCAAGACCAATTAGAGATCGAGGTTCCAAGGGGGCTTGGGGACGAAGAAGCACAGGGTTCTTGGACGAGGTACGCGTTCGGGCTGGACTCCGGGTGTGCATATGGCAACCCGCTCTCTGCCATGGTCATTGAGCCCAGTCAGGAGACAGGGGATATTGTGCATTGCGTAGTGCAAGTCAAGTGA
- a CDS encoding Putative NADH:flavin oxidoreductase/NADH oxidase, aldolase-type TIM barrel yields the protein MPTRYQAAPASPEPLARPLTFPFSDKTAKNRLLKSAMAESLATWSSTDPSKRGIPTPELVEIYRRWGEGPNSFGVIVTGNIATEFDYMSGTGDMIITQECEPAGERFEAFKAVAAAGKAHGSLMVAQVNHAGRQVPKRIQPNPVSASAVKLEPKMGSEFATPREATKADIDRIVEGFAHAAEYLDKAGFDGIEVHAAHGYLIAQFLSRTTNKRTDEYGVQTVENRTRLIADIGRAIRARTSPGFILSAKFNSVEFQDGGVTPDEARELCESLSGLGFDFLELSGGTYESLGLEWKKDSTLRREGFFLEFADTVVKGLGDAATRKTKAYIVGGLRSVGAMIGALDVVDGVSLGRPGAYEFRIAPDILEGRITAAIRPAEMIEDDFGVDMAAASANIRLVGEGKEPFDASDPEAVNVFAQDMQAWYADLIADGDKLESHGGVHYSGKTLPYGTTAAA from the exons ATGCCCACGCGATACCAGGCCGCCCCCGCCAGCCCCGAGCCCCTGGCCCGGCCCCTGaccttccccttctccgaCAAGACAGCCAAGAACCGCCTCCTCAAGagcgccatggccgagagcCTCGCCACCTGGAGCAGCACCGACCCCTCCAAGAGAGGCATCCCCACGcccgagctcgtcgagatcTACCGTCG CTGGGGCGAAGGCCCAAACAGcttcggcgtcatcgtcaccggcAACATTGCGACCGAATTCGACTACATGAGCGGCACCGGCGACATGATCATCACCCAGGAGTGCGAGCCCGCCGGCGAGCGCTTCGAGGCCttcaaggccgtcgccgccgccggcaaggccCACGGCAGCCTGATGGTCGCCCAGGTCAACCACGCCGGCAGACAGGTGCCCAAAAGGATCCAGCCGAACCCCGTCTCCGCCTCGGCTGTCAAGCTTG AACCCAAGATGGGCTCGGAGTTCGCGACGCCCCGCGAGGCCACAAAGGCGGACATcgaccgcatcgtcgagggcttcgcccacgccgccgagtacctcgacaaggccggcttcgacggTATCGAAGTGCACGCGGCCCACGGCTACCTCATCGCCCAGTTCCTCTCGCGCACGACCAACAAGCGCACCGACGAGTACGGCGTGCAGACGGTCGAGAACCGCACGCGCCTCATAGCCGACATCGGCCGCGCCATCCGCGCGCGCACGTCGCCGGGCTTCATCCTGTCGGCCAAGTTCAACAGCGTCGAGTtccaggacggcggcgtcacgCCCGACGAGGCCCGCGAGCTGTGTGAGAGCCTGTCgggcctcggcttcgactTCCTCGAGCTCTCGGGCGGCACCTACGAGAGCCTGGGCCTCGAGTGGAAGAAGGACAGCACCCTCCGCCGCGAAGGCTTCTTCCTGGAGTTTGCGGACAccgtcgtcaagggactgggcgacgccgccacgcgcaagaccaaggcctacatcgtcggcggcctgcgCTCCGTCGGGGCCATGAttggcgccctcgacgtcgtcgatggcgtttCCCTGGGCCGCCCCGGCGCGTACGAGTTCCGCATCGCGCCCGACATCCTCGAGGGCCGCATCACGGCCGCCATCCGGCCCGCAGAGATGATCGAGGACGACTTTGGCGTcgacatggcggcggcgagcgccAACATCCGCCTCGTCGGTGAGGGCAAGGAACCGTTTGACGCGAGCGaccccgaggccgtcaaTGTGTTTGCCCAGGACATGCAGGCCTGGTACGCCGACTTGATCGCGGACGGCGATAAGCTGGAGAGCCACGGAGGCGTCCACTATTCCGGCAAAACTCTGCCTTACGGCACAACTGCGGCGGCCTAG
- a CDS encoding Putative FAD/NAD-linked reductase, dimerization domain superfamily, FAD/NAD(P)-binding protein, which translates to MQTARLLFRHANISSLSLVRQPAQKRFLSHTQRTMADYKLKSVTSLSLKPGDKQEVEVEGIEGAKVLLVNAGGTIQAVGPKCTHYGAPLIKGVLTTSGRLTCPWHGACFNAKTGDVEDAPALDALPTFKVTERDGAIYISGDEATIKAGRRKPNFKCNAAGGAQKDKVVIVGGGSGALGAVEGLRNGGYDGPLTIVSSEGYFPIDRTKLSKALLTDVNALQWRDEEFYKSGSVDWVADEVTDVDFSDRNVTTKKGDKIAYTKLILATGGTPRNLPLQGFKVLGNIFTLRTAHDTKKIVKAIGDKGKKIVIVGSSFIGMEVANATAKDNSVTVIGMEKVPLERVLGEKVGAGIQKSLEKNGVKFHMNAGVDKAEPSASDASNVGAVYLKDGTKLEADLVILGVGVAPATEFLRENKVIRLEDDGSIKTNESFEVVGLKDVYAIGDIATYPYHGPGGNGKYTRIEHWNVAQNAGRSVANNIINSAVKTPHFIPVFWSALGSQLRYCGNTVGGWDDIVLQGSVEESSFVAYYTNGETVVAMASMGKDPAMAQSAELMSLGKMPSKSELAKGLDITTIGPVEA; encoded by the exons ATGCAAACCGCCAGACTCCTCTTCCGCCACGCAAACATCTCCTCCCTGTCCCTCGTGCGCCAACCCGCTCAGAAGAGATTCCTCTCTCACACGCAACGAACCATGGCCGACTACAAGCTCAAGTCCGTCACCTCGCTGTCGCTCAAGCCAGGCGACAAGCAGGAGGTTGAGGTCGAGGGTATTGAGGGCGCAAAGGTCCTGCTCGTCAATGCCGGCGGCACCATCCAGGCTGTCGGCCCCAAGTGCACCCACTACGGCGCTCCCCTCATCAAGGGCGTCCTCACCACCTCGGGCCGATTGACGTGTCCCTGGCACGGAG CCTGCTTCAACGCCAAAACCGGTGATGTCGAGGATGCCCCCGCCCTCGACGCTCTCCCCACATTCAAGGTCACCGAGCGCGACGGCGCAATCTACatctcgggcgacgaggccaccatcaaggccggccgCCGTAAGCCCAACTTTAAGTGCaatgccgccggcggcgcccagaaggacaaggtcgtcatcgtcggcggagGTTCCGGCGCTctgggcgccgtcgagggtcTCCGCAACGGCGGCTACGACGGCCCCCTGACCATTGTCTCCTCGGAAGGCTACTTTCCCATCGACCGCACCAAGCTGTCAAAGGCCCTGCTGACCGACGTCAACGCCCTGCAATGGCGCGACGAGGAGTTCTACAAGAGCGGCTCCGTCGACTGGGTCGCTGACGAGGTCACCGACGTCGACTTCTCGGACCGCAACGTCACCACTAAGAAGGGCGACAAGATTGCCTACACCAAGCTGATCCTCGCCACCGGCGGCACCCCGAGAAACCTGCCCCTCCAGGGCTTCAAGGTCCTCGGCAACATCTTCACCCTGAGGACTGCCCACGACACCAAAAAGATTGTCAAGGCCATCGgcgacaagggcaagaagattGTCATTGTCGGGTCTTCCTTCATTGGTATGgaggtcgccaacgccaccgcCAAGGACAATTCCGTTACCGTCATCGGCATGGAAAAGGTTCCCCTCGAAAGAGTGCTGGGCGAGAAGGTTGGTGCCGGTATCCAAAAGAGCCTCGAGAAGAACGGCGTCAAGTTCCACATgaacgccggcgtcgacaaggccgagccgtcggcctcggacgCGTccaacgtcggcgccgtctaTCTCAAGGACGGCAccaagctcgaggccgacctcgtcatcctcggcgtcggcgtcgcgccTGCCACCGAGTTCCTGAGGGAGAACAAGGTCATCcgtctcgaggacgacggatCGATCAAGACGAACGAGAGCTTTGAGGTAGTGGGACTGAAGGACGTGTACGCCATTGGCGACATCGCCACGTACCCCTACCACGGGCCCGGGGGCAACGGCAAGTACACGCGCATCGAGCACTGGAACGTTGCGCAGAACGCGGGTCGCTCCGTCGcaaacaacatcatcaactCGGCCGTCAAGACGCCGCACTTCATCCCCGTCTTCTGGTCGGCGCTGGGGTCGCAGCTCCGTTACTGCGGCAACACGGTCGGCGGATGGGACGACATTGTGCTGCAGGGCAGCGTGGAGGAGTCGTCCTTCGTCGCGTACTACACCAACGGCGAGACGGTCGTCGCCATGGCTTCGATGGGCAAAGACCCTGCCATGGCGCAGTCGGCCGAGCTGATGTCGCTGGGCAAGATGCCGTCAAAGTCGGAGCTGGCCAAGGGGCTGGACATCACAACTATTGGCCCGGTCGAGGCATGA
- a CDS encoding Putative FAD-binding domain, FAD/NAD(P)-binding domain superfamily, translating into MTTPNQAPVIVIGGSLVGLASALFLSAHSVPVVLVERHTASSPHPRAIGYTPRTLELLESVGIPASSLRAGKGPPGGRPRRIKVQSLAGEWTDEQHWNNNSNSNNTKPNGGPKGPPGGPPGDGAKVYSPLISAAITQDRLEPILRRRAVELGADLRLGWKMTSWAQSADGVSVTAVNKQGEQVTLDGSYIVACDGARSALREQLGIPTTGVGHLRSLCSIMFRCAPVEHYLDRGFVQFAIEGRDDGFEAFLVSYHDGRWALMWNTDPADAPDAPDSSDNDNDNDNNNKNKNKNKNRNNRTNTADTPEAQRALVRKALGLGPDVVRDEDIELVAVGHWDMSARIAERFSSGRVFLAGDAAHTLPPNRGGYGANTGFADAHNLAWKVAAVRSGAADASILATYDEERRPVALVRHDQLFVRDDYKPYARSGGGDWAATGRAVEVLDDIAMELGQIYRSAGVVLGVEGDGDGLPDAMRPDEWRGQPGTRAPHVAMVRRETEEEEEEEEISSLALFGRGWVLLSRDGGWRGVADGAGTRVGVACEFVCVGEDVVEANERETFEDSFGVGPSGAVLVRPDGFIAWRAAERGPGFEGDFADVFRRVTFARV; encoded by the coding sequence ATGACAACACCAAACCAGGcgcccgtcatcgtcatcggcggcagcctcgtgggcctcgccagcgccctcttcctctccgcccacagcgtccccgtcgtcctcgtcgagcgccACACGGCTAGCTCGCCGCACCCGCGCGCCATCGGCTACACCCCGCGGactctcgagctcctcgagtCGGTCGGCATCCCCGCCAGCTCGCTCCGCGCCGGCAAGGGCCCGCCGGGCGGTCGGCCCCGTCGCATCAAGGTCCAGAGTCTGGCGGGCGAGTGGACGGACGAGCAGCACTggaacaacaacagcaacagcaacaacacgaAACCCAACGGCGGGCCTAAAGGACCTCCAGGCGGTCCCccgggcgacggcgccaaggTCTACTCGCCTCTCATCAGCGCGGCCATCACCCAGGACCGCCTCGAACCCATCCTCCGCCGGCgtgccgtcgagctcggcgccgacctccGCCTCGGGTGGAAGATGACCTCCTGGGCCCAgtcggccgacggcgtcagcgTCACGGCCGTCAACAAGCAGGGCGAGCAGGTGACGCTCGACGGGTCGTACATCGTCGCCTGCGACGGCGCGCGCAGCGCCTTGcgcgagcagctcggcatCCCGACGACGGGCGTCGGTCACCTCCGCAGCCTGTGCAGCATCATGTTCCGCTGCGCGCCTGTGGAGCACTACCTGGACCGGGGCTTCGTGCAGTTCGCCATCGAGGGCCGCGATGACGGGTTCGAGGCCTTCCTCGTCAGCTACCACGACGGGCGGTGGGCGCTCATGTGGAACACCGACCCCGCCGATGCCCCCGATGCCCCGGACAGCAGCGACAACGATAACGACAACgataacaacaacaagaacaagaacaagaacaagaacagaAACAACAGGACGAACACGGCAGACACGCCCGAAGCCCAGAGGGCCCTCGTCCGTAAAGCCCTCGGGCTCGGCCCTGACGTCGtccgcgacgaggacatcgagctcgtcgccgtcgggcaCTGGGACATGAGCGCGCGGATCGCCGAGCGGTTCTCGTCCGGGCGCGTCTTCCTcgcgggcgacgccgcgCACACGCTGCCGCCCAACCGCGGCGGCTACGGCGCCAACACGGGGTTCGCCGACGCGCACAACCTCGCGTGGAAGGTGGCCGCCGTGCGGTCGGGCGCGGCGGACGCCTCGATCCTGGCGACgtacgacgaggagcggcgGCCCGTGGCGCTCGTGCGGCACGACCAGCTCTTCGTGCGGGACGACTACAAGCCGTACGcgcgcagcggcggcggagactgggcggcgacggggcgggcggtggaggtcctcgacgacatcgccatGGAGCTGGGCCAGATCTACCGCTCTGCCGGCGTGGTCCTCGGGGTcgagggggatggggacGGGTTGCCGGACGCGATGAGGCCCGACGAGTGGCGCGGCCAGCCCGGGACGAGGGCGCCTCACGTGGCGATGGTGAGGCgcgagacggaggaggaggaggaggaggaggagatctCGAGCCTGGCGTTGTTCGGGAGGGGATGGGTTCTCCTCTCGAGGGacggggggtggaggggcgTCGCGGACGGGGCCGGGACGCGGGTCGGCGTTGCGTGCGAGTTCGTCTGCGTCGGGGAGGACGTCGTGGAGGCGAACGAGAGGGAGACGTTCGAGGACAGCTTCGGGGTGGGACCATCGGGGGCCGTTCTGGTGAGGCCCGACGGGTTCATCGCGTGGAGGGCGGCCGAGCGGGGTCCCGGGTTTGAGGGCGATTTCGCGGATGTCTTCAGAAGGGTCACCTTTGCGAGGGTTTGA
- a CDS encoding Putative HORMA domain-containing protein — protein MASETKPAKPTKAVKADKPVKADKPVKTDKTDKSDKSDKSKVHKLALKGSAKLVAEFFQYSIHTILFQRGVYPAEDFSAVKKYGLNMLVSSDDQVRAYIKKIMGQLDRWMLRGKISKLVIVITDKDTGEHVERWQFDVEIFGKAAKSSKSSKSASKPSSSAAAARPDQENDAATEADADAAPEKTEQEIQSEIAAIFRQITASVTFLPQLSGDCTFNVLVYADADSEVPVEWGDSDAKEIANGERVQLRGFSTSNHRVDTLVSYRLAE, from the exons ATGGCTTCCGAGACCAAGCCCGCCAAACCCACgaaggccgtcaaggccgacaagcccgtcaaggccgacaagcccGTCAAGACCGACAAGACCGACAAGTCGGACAAGTCGGACAAGTCCAAGGTGCACAAGCTCGCCCTCAAGGGCAGCGcgaagctcgtcgccgagttC TTCCAATACTCGATACACACGATCCT CTTCCAACGAGGCGTCTATCCCGCAGAGGACTTCTCGGC CGTCAAGAAGTATGGCCTCAACATGCTAG TCTCCTCGGACGACCAGGTCCGAGCCTACATCAAGAAGATCATGGGCCAGCTCGACCGCTGGATGCTCCGCGGCAAGATCTCcaagctcgtcatcgtcatcaccgaCAAGGACACGGGCGAGCACGTCGAGCGCTGGCAATTCGACGTCGAGATCTTCGGCAAGGCGGCCAAGTCGTCCAAGTCGTCCAAATCCGCCTCCaagccctcctcgtccgccgccgccgccaggccgGACCAAGAAAACGACGCCGCCACGgaagccgacgccgacgccgcccccgaAAAGACGGAACAGGAGATCCAGTccgagatcgccgccatcttccgCCAGATCACCGCCTCCGTCACCTTCCTGCCCCAGCTCAGCGGCGACTGCACCTTCAACGTCCTCGTctacgccgacgccgactcCGAGGTGCCCGTCGAGTGGGGCGACAGCGACGCCAAGGAgatcgccaacggcgagcgCGTCCAGCTGCGCGGCTTCAGCACCAGCAACCACCGCGTCGACACCCTCGTCAGCTACCGCCTCGCCGAATGA